The Deltaproteobacteria bacterium genomic interval GGCGCTGATAAGCTTGAACCTAGCCCTTGCCTCGGAGCCAAACTTCACGGAGGCAAGATACAATCTCGGCATCCTGATGCTAAGGCTAAACAGCAGAGCAAGCGCCAAAGCGGAGTTCGAAAAGGCAGCTGAAACGAACTTCGCCCTCGGTCGCATATACTTAGCCATGGCCATACTGTACGTTGACGAAAAGAACTACGCCGCGGCCGCAGAGACCATGTTAAAAGCGTTGGCCGAGGAGCCGGCCAACTCACGAATACTTGTAAACCTGGCCTCGGTCTACCTGCTTCTTGGCAACCAGGCGCTCGCCGACAAAACATACGGCGAAGCAGAGGCCAGGGCCCCGGACGACCCCTACCTTAACTACAACATAGGCATGCTGCACATGAAGGCCAAGGAGTACGACAAGGCAGCAAAGAGGTTCGAAAAATCACTCGCGCTAAAGACATCGGTACCGGAAACATCGCTTGCCTACGCCGAGGCGCTTTTCGAAATGGGCAAGTACAGCGATGCAAAGAAGGCATATATCGAGGCAGCCGCGCTGCATCCGAAAGCCGCTGCGGCGCACATAAACCTCGGCATATTATACGAGCTTTACTTAAACGACTTTAAAAAGGCCGAAGAGAGCTACTCGAAGTACCTGGAGCTTGGAGG includes:
- a CDS encoding tetratricopeptide repeat protein, with protein sequence MLTKQGINRNQAGYSLTAAIAAIAAVCLLNGCAGPAINKDFKTAPGRLEPAKTAKPAVTEPDAPKNEKPQQPAPIVQALQSKRPRSIGYNAMRHFKNATQTAEKSPAEALISLNLALASEPNFTEARYNLGILMLRLNSRASAKAEFEKAAETNFALGRIYLAMAILYVDEKNYAAAAETMLKALAEEPANSRILVNLASVYLLLGNQALADKTYGEAEARAPDDPYLNYNIGMLHMKAKEYDKAAKRFEKSLALKTSVPETSLAYAEALFEMGKYSDAKKAYIEAAALHPKAAAAHINLGILYELYLNDFKKAEESYSKYLELGGKRKSEVIQWIELLKEKSKP